One segment of Nostoc piscinale CENA21 DNA contains the following:
- a CDS encoding polysaccharide deacetylase family protein has translation MQLAFSFPLIYRILQPSFPDCLWSGDLNSKAIALTFDDGPHPQYTPQVLQVLDRYNITASFFWLGACVNRSPDVAKAVSDRGHWIGLHGYDHRSFPLLTPKELKESLETTQAAIYNACNLNPAQVLDVRPPNGLFTPKTLKFFRQWNYRPVMWSVVPEDWVRPGVTTVVRRVLQQVQNGSLIVLHDGVCGGQDVAATIEVLIPQLLKQGYQFVTVDNLWRHNNKEKSPIDHL, from the coding sequence ATGCAGCTTGCTTTCTCTTTTCCTTTAATCTATCGGATTCTTCAACCGAGCTTTCCTGATTGTCTTTGGAGTGGCGATCTCAATTCTAAAGCGATCGCACTTACTTTTGACGATGGCCCCCATCCCCAATACACACCCCAAGTTTTACAAGTTTTAGACCGCTACAATATCACAGCCAGTTTTTTTTGGTTGGGTGCTTGTGTTAATCGTTCACCAGATGTTGCTAAAGCCGTCAGCGATAGAGGCCATTGGATTGGCTTACATGGTTACGATCATCGTTCTTTCCCTTTACTGACTCCCAAGGAACTCAAGGAAAGTTTAGAAACAACCCAAGCGGCTATTTACAACGCTTGTAACTTGAACCCCGCACAAGTACTTGATGTTCGTCCTCCCAACGGTTTATTTACACCCAAAACTTTAAAATTCTTCCGTCAATGGAATTACCGTCCAGTAATGTGGAGTGTTGTTCCAGAGGACTGGGTAAGGCCAGGAGTTACCACCGTAGTGCGGCGAGTTCTGCAACAAGTACAAAATGGTTCACTCATTGTCTTACATGACGGTGTTTGTGGCGGACAAGATGTAGCTGCAACAATAGAAGTCTTAATTCCGCAATTGCTAAAACAAGGCTATCAGTTTGTGACAGTAGATAATTTATGGCGACACAATAATAAGGAAAAATCACCGATAGATCATCTCTAG
- the ptsP gene encoding phosphoenolpyruvate--protein phosphotransferase: protein MVGIVIVSHSKQLALGVQELAAQMVQSKVAIAVAAGIDDVENPLGTDALKIYEAIASVFSDDGVLVLMDLGSAVMNAEMAVEFLPEAHQEKVYLCEAPLVEGAIAATVAAATGKNIQQVIAEARGALTAKATQLGVTNTIIDNSINTQKITSAAYPNREIRLTVHNRLGLHARPAAQFVATAAKFQSRIHVQNLTRNTAVVRGDSINQVTTLGVRQGHEVLITASGIDADAALAALQTLFANNFGEDDTAVISPPAVQPEATAATHGELSGIAASPGVAIAPVIHYQPAPVTVTQYHVNDPEAELQRLQAAIHTAQQEIQTIFSQATFQIGDTEAAIFDAHLLFLEDPVLLETVQQRIMEHHLNAEAAWQAAVDEVATSYRTLDDAYLQERVEDVVDVGQRVLRLLAGSAATSLYLAEPAILLATDLTPSDTAGLDPSKVLGICTVSGSATSHSAIIARTLGIPAVLGVNPEVLRLQDGTLMALDGESGKAWVEPEADILGALEAKREAWQTAKQEALAKAHQPAITCDGKQINILANIGGIADVQAAVAGGAEGVGLLRTEFLYLGRNTAPTEEEQLAVYQAIAQVLDNRPLIIRTLDVGGDKPLPYLRFGVPEANPFLGWRGIRFCLDHPDLFKTQLRAVLRASAEHKIKVMFPMIASVTEVRAAKAILGEVQAELRQAGIPFDENLPVGVMIEVPAAVAIADHLAAEVNFFSIGTNDLSQYVMAGDRTNPRVAYLADALHPAVLRMIQQTVQAAHTAGIWVGLCGELAADPTAAGILLGLGLDELSVNPQAIGIIKQAIAKLTVAQAEAIVATALQLDSANDVRALVQ from the coding sequence GTGGTCGGAATAGTTATTGTTTCTCATAGTAAACAATTAGCTCTGGGTGTGCAGGAACTCGCTGCACAAATGGTTCAGAGCAAAGTTGCTATTGCGGTGGCGGCTGGTATTGACGATGTGGAAAATCCTTTGGGTACGGATGCGCTGAAGATTTATGAGGCGATCGCATCTGTATTTAGCGATGATGGTGTATTAGTATTGATGGATCTTGGTAGTGCGGTCATGAATGCAGAAATGGCTGTGGAGTTTTTGCCAGAAGCACACCAAGAAAAAGTATACCTCTGTGAAGCACCATTGGTAGAAGGTGCGATCGCCGCTACGGTTGCAGCCGCTACAGGTAAAAATATCCAGCAGGTAATAGCAGAGGCGAGAGGAGCATTAACCGCAAAAGCCACGCAATTAGGCGTTACTAATACAATAATTGATAACAGTATTAATACCCAAAAAATAACGAGTGCAGCTTATCCGAATCGAGAAATTCGGCTGACTGTTCATAATCGTTTAGGCTTACACGCACGTCCGGCGGCGCAGTTTGTCGCCACAGCCGCAAAATTTCAATCTCGCATTCATGTGCAGAATTTAACCAGAAATACCGCCGTTGTTCGGGGTGACAGTATTAACCAAGTGACGACTTTGGGAGTGCGTCAAGGACACGAAGTTTTAATTACTGCGAGTGGTATTGATGCAGATGCAGCACTAGCAGCATTACAAACTTTATTTGCAAATAACTTTGGTGAAGATGATACGGCTGTAATCTCACCGCCAGCAGTACAGCCGGAAGCAACAGCAGCGACTCATGGCGAACTTTCAGGAATTGCGGCTTCTCCGGGAGTAGCGATCGCACCTGTAATTCATTATCAACCTGCCCCGGTGACAGTAACACAATACCACGTCAACGACCCAGAAGCAGAATTACAGCGTTTACAAGCAGCTATTCATACAGCGCAACAAGAAATTCAGACAATTTTTTCCCAAGCAACTTTCCAAATAGGGGACACGGAAGCCGCAATTTTTGATGCTCATTTACTATTTTTAGAAGACCCTGTGTTGTTGGAAACTGTGCAGCAACGCATCATGGAACATCATTTAAATGCCGAAGCAGCTTGGCAAGCCGCAGTTGATGAAGTTGCAACTTCTTACCGCACCTTAGATGATGCGTATTTACAAGAACGTGTGGAAGATGTGGTGGATGTCGGACAAAGAGTGCTGCGACTGTTAGCCGGAAGTGCGGCTACTAGTTTGTACCTTGCCGAACCAGCAATTTTACTAGCTACAGATTTGACACCTTCAGACACCGCCGGGTTAGATCCCAGTAAAGTACTTGGTATTTGTACGGTTTCGGGAAGCGCCACATCTCACAGCGCGATTATTGCGCGGACATTGGGGATTCCCGCCGTTTTGGGTGTCAATCCCGAAGTGCTGCGGCTGCAAGATGGTACTTTAATGGCGTTGGATGGTGAAAGCGGTAAAGCTTGGGTAGAACCAGAAGCAGATATTCTCGGTGCATTGGAAGCTAAACGAGAAGCTTGGCAAACTGCTAAACAAGAAGCACTCGCCAAGGCACATCAACCAGCAATTACCTGTGATGGCAAACAAATAAATATCCTGGCTAATATTGGCGGTATTGCAGATGTCCAAGCGGCTGTGGCTGGTGGTGCGGAAGGTGTGGGACTGTTGCGGACAGAGTTTTTGTATTTAGGAAGAAACACCGCACCCACAGAAGAAGAACAACTAGCAGTGTATCAGGCGATCGCCCAAGTTTTAGATAACCGCCCGCTAATTATCCGCACCCTCGATGTCGGCGGTGACAAGCCATTACCTTATTTACGGTTCGGTGTTCCTGAAGCTAACCCCTTCTTAGGCTGGCGGGGGATTCGTTTTTGTTTAGATCATCCAGATTTATTTAAAACTCAGTTAAGAGCAGTTTTACGCGCCAGTGCGGAACACAAAATTAAGGTGATGTTCCCGATGATTGCCAGTGTGACGGAAGTACGAGCAGCTAAGGCAATCTTAGGGGAAGTACAGGCAGAATTGCGGCAAGCTGGTATTCCTTTTGATGAAAATCTACCAGTGGGTGTAATGATTGAAGTCCCCGCAGCTGTCGCCATCGCTGATCATTTAGCGGCGGAAGTCAACTTTTTCAGTATCGGGACGAATGATTTAAGTCAGTATGTGATGGCAGGCGATCGCACTAACCCCAGAGTAGCTTATTTAGCCGATGCCTTACATCCTGCTGTGTTACGGATGATACAGCAAACTGTACAAGCTGCCCACACCGCCGGAATTTGGGTAGGATTATGTGGAGAATTAGCCGCAGATCCAACCGCCGCCGGAATACTATTAGGTTTGGGGTTAGATGAATTGAGCGTCAATCCCCAAGCTATCGGGATAATTAAACAAGCGATCGCAAAATTAACTGTAGCTCAAGCAGAGGCGATCGTTGCTACAGCATTACAATTAGATTCTGCAAATGATGTTAGAGCTTTAGTGCAGTGA
- a CDS encoding DUF433 domain-containing protein produces the protein MNQLTRITFNPEVMGGKPCIRGLRMTVGTIVGLMVSGKTPEEILKAYPYLELADIYEALAYANYLEHYLNLSKLP, from the coding sequence ATGAATCAGCTAACTAGAATTACATTCAACCCTGAAGTCATGGGAGGTAAACCTTGTATTCGTGGGTTGCGTATGACTGTTGGTACTATTGTTGGGTTAATGGTATCTGGTAAAACTCCAGAAGAAATTCTGAAAGCCTATCCTTATTTAGAATTAGCTGATATTTATGAGGCTTTAGCTTATGCAAATTACCTTGAACACTATCTCAATCTAAGTAAATTACCATAG
- a CDS encoding helix-turn-helix domain-containing protein: MGYVRLKIRELAEQRGWTLKDVANRSGVNYNTVRSYVQRGALNTVDLSAVFKIAQAFEVTLEELVEVIED, from the coding sequence ATGGGTTACGTTAGGTTAAAGATTCGAGAACTAGCAGAACAGCGCGGTTGGACACTAAAAGATGTGGCTAATCGCTCAGGAGTCAACTACAACACAGTTAGAAGTTATGTCCAACGTGGCGCACTCAATACCGTTGACTTATCTGCTGTTTTTAAAATAGCCCAGGCGTTTGAAGTTACGTTAGAAGAATTGGTAGAAGTTATTGAAGATTAA
- a CDS encoding helix-turn-helix domain-containing protein: MFKLRIKEFAAARGWTLKEVSERSALPYSTVATYANSPGMTMVNLISVLKLARVFGVSIEDLMEVVEEN; this comes from the coding sequence GTGTTTAAATTGCGAATTAAAGAATTTGCGGCGGCGCGGGGTTGGACACTCAAAGAAGTATCTGAGCGTTCTGCACTTCCCTACAGCACTGTTGCAACTTACGCAAACTCTCCAGGAATGACAATGGTTAATTTAATCTCTGTGCTGAAGTTAGCGCGTGTCTTTGGTGTATCGATAGAAGATTTGATGGAAGTGGTGGAAGAAAATTAA
- the fba gene encoding class II fructose-bisphosphate aldolase (catalyzes the reversible aldol condensation of dihydroxyacetonephosphate and glyceraldehyde 3-phosphate in the Calvin cycle, glycolysis, and/or gluconeogenesis): MALVPLRLLLDHAAENGYGIPAFNVNNLEQIQAILKAAAETDSPVILQASRGARNYAGENFLRHLILAAVETYPHIPIVMHQDHGNAPSTCYSAIKNNFTSVMMDGSLEADAKTPASFEYNVNVTREVVNVAHALGVSVEGELGCLGSLETGAGEAEDGHGFEGTLDHSQLLTDPDEAVSFVEATQVDALAVAIGTSHGAYKFTRKPTGEILAISRIEEIHRRLPNTHLVMHGSSSVPEDLIALINEYGGAIPETYGVPVEEIQKGIKSGVRKVNIDTDNRLAITAAVREALSKNPKEFDPRHFLKPSITYMQKVCAERYVQFGTAGNASKIKQVSLEEFAAKYAKGELNAVTKAAAKV, encoded by the coding sequence ATGGCGCTTGTACCATTGCGGCTGCTCTTGGATCACGCAGCTGAGAACGGTTACGGCATCCCAGCTTTCAACGTTAACAATTTGGAGCAGATTCAGGCAATCCTGAAGGCTGCTGCCGAAACAGATAGCCCCGTAATTTTGCAAGCTTCCCGTGGCGCTCGTAACTATGCAGGTGAAAACTTCCTGCGCCACCTGATTTTGGCTGCTGTAGAGACCTATCCTCACATTCCCATTGTGATGCACCAAGATCATGGTAATGCTCCTTCTACCTGCTACTCAGCTATCAAGAACAACTTCACTAGCGTGATGATGGACGGTTCTTTAGAAGCTGATGCTAAAACCCCTGCCAGCTTCGAGTACAACGTTAATGTTACCCGCGAAGTTGTAAATGTAGCTCATGCTTTGGGCGTAAGTGTAGAAGGTGAACTCGGTTGCTTGGGTTCTCTGGAAACCGGTGCGGGTGAAGCTGAAGATGGACACGGTTTTGAAGGTACTCTTGACCATTCTCAATTGCTAACTGACCCCGATGAAGCTGTTAGCTTTGTAGAAGCAACCCAAGTAGATGCTTTGGCTGTAGCTATCGGTACTAGCCACGGTGCTTACAAGTTTACCCGCAAACCAACTGGCGAAATTTTGGCTATCAGCCGCATTGAAGAAATTCACCGTCGTCTACCTAACACCCACTTGGTAATGCACGGTTCTTCTTCTGTACCTGAAGATTTAATTGCTTTGATTAACGAGTACGGCGGTGCTATTCCTGAAACCTACGGCGTACCTGTAGAAGAAATTCAAAAAGGTATCAAGAGTGGTGTTCGGAAAGTGAACATCGACACCGACAACCGTTTGGCTATCACCGCAGCTGTGCGCGAAGCTTTATCAAAAAATCCCAAGGAATTTGACCCCCGTCACTTCCTCAAGCCTTCTATTACATATATGCAGAAGGTTTGTGCTGAACGCTATGTACAGTTTGGTACTGCTGGTAACGCAAGCAAGATTAAACAAGTTTCTCTGGAAGAGTTTGCTGCTAAATATGCTAAAGGTGAATTAAACGCTGTCACCAAGGCTGCTGCTAAAGTTTAA